The Gloeobacter violaceus PCC 7421 DNA window TCTAATATTGGGCAGGCTTGCAATGCCGTCTGAACAACTTGTAGGAGTTCCGTGCGACTGGCTCCACCTGCTGCTTGCACGGACAGTCCAGCGTTGACCGTGAGTACAAAGCGGGCAAGGGCAGCAGGGTCAGCATCAGGCGGCAAGTCCCCCTCAGATAACGCCCGCTCGAAGCGAGCGCGGATAGCAATCTCGCCTGCCGCTCGGCGTTCTGCCAATTCTTGATGAAGCGGATCCTCTGGCTCTGCACAGGCGAGCAGACTCTGTGTAACCAGACATCTAGACGGATTGCCTGGATTGGTCACTAAATCCACAACGCCCTGCATCATCCGCTCGATCACTCTCCGAGCCGTTGGTTCCTCAAGGGCATCCCGATAGTTGTGCTGATCGCGATAGCGGTCGAGTGCCTTGCGGAATAAAGTCTCCTTGTTGCCAAAGGCGGCGTAAAGGCTGGGACGGTTAATACCCATCGCCTCAGTCAGATCGGTGAGCGATGTCCCCAAATAGCCCTTGCGCCAGAACAGCAGCAAAGCCTGATCTAAAGCTGTGTCGATATTAAAAGCGCGAGGACGACCCTGCACACCCTGAGACTTTCTCGTTTCCATACCGTTCAGTATAAAACTTCCTTGACAGCTTGAGAAGTCCTGCGCTAATCTGTACCAATCGGTAAATAAATACTGATTTGGCAGTGACACACCCAAAGGAGTCCATCATGACGACAACACTGGCAGGCAAAGTTGCACTGGTTACGGGTGGTTCTCGCGGTCTAGGAGCGGCGATCGCCTCAGCACTAGCCGCCCAAGGTGCTGACGTTGCAATCAGCTATGTCGTGTCAGCAGAAAAAGCGGAGGCGGTCGTTCAGGAGTTGAAAAAGACAGGCGTGCGCGCCATCGCGATCAAGAGCGACCAGTCCGACCCGTCTTCCGCTAAGTCCTTGATCGATGCCGTCGTCTCACATTTCGGTAAGCTCCACATCCTCGTGAACAATGCGGCGATCGTGGTTCAGGGCAAGAAGGTTGACGATCCTGAACTCAATGCCGATGAATACGACCGTCAGTGGTACATCAATGTGCTCGGTGCTGTTGCAACAACGCGAGCCGCAGCACAGAAACTCTCGGACTGTGGGCGGATCATTTTCATCGGTTCTGGCCTTGGCAGCCGTGTCCCATTCCCAGGCGTGGCGGACTACGCGGGCACTAAGGCGGCGATCGTAGGGTATGCGAAAGGTGTCCAGCGTGATCTTGGTCCGCGCAACATCACCGTAAACGTCGTGCAGCCAGGCATCATGCCGACGGACATGGCGGCAGCCGTAGCCGACAAACTGCCGGAAGCGATCATGGATCTTCACGCAATCCGCCGGATCGCAACCTTGGAGGAGGTGGCGGCGACCGTTTGCTTCCTTGCAGGTTCAGACGCTGGCTACATCAGCGGCGGCGTAGTGGATGTGTCCGGCGGATTCCAAATCTGAGCGCCGAAGCAGCTCAAAACTTTTACACGTGCAATCAAAGGAAAAGATATGAAAATACGCTACGGGTTTCGACAGGTCGGCGATGTCGAAGTGTTCTACCGCGAGGCTGGGTCAAGCGATGCGCCAGTGATACTGCTGTTGCACGGCTTTCCAACCGCTAGCCACATGTTCCGCGACCTGATCCCTCTCCTTGCCGATCGCTTTCGGCTCGTCGCGCCGGATCTGCCTGGTTTCGGACAGACCAAGGCACCGCCGCGCGGGACGTTCGACTACACGTTCGACCGCCTTGCCGACGTGATCGAGGGCTTCGTCGATGCTTTGTCGCTCGATCAATACGTGCTCTACATCTTCGACTACGGTGCGCCGATAGGACTGCGTCTGGCGATGCGCCATTCTGAACGGATATCTGCGATCGTCTCGCAGAACGGCAACGCCTACATTGAGGGTTTCAGTGACGAATGGGGCACGTGGGAGTCCTATTGGCGCGAACCGAGCGCAGCGAACCGGGAAGCCTGCCGACCCTCGCTCGCGCCGGACATAATCCGGAACTGGCAGTATGGTACCGGAGCCGATCCAAACCTTTTGTCGCCCGACGGCTACGAACTTGACATCGCCTACATGGGGCGACCGGGCGCGGAGGAGATCCAGCTCGACCTAATCCTCGACTACCGCAGCAACGTCGCGCTCTATCCGGTCTTCCAGTCCTACTTTCGCGAGCACCGTCCGCCGCTTCTCGCCGTTTGGGGCCGTCATGATCCGGCGTTTCTGCCCGCTGGTGCCGCCGCTTATCAGCGAGATCTCCCGGATGCAAAGATTCATCTGCTCGATGCCGGACATTTCGCGCTGGAGACACATGCGGAGGAGGTGGCAATTTTGATCCGCACGTTCCTCGATAGCGCGATCGGTTCCACCACAGTGAAAATCTAACTCAGTAAAGGATGAAGTCATGACCCAAAAATATGGACCCAAGACAACAACCGACGAAGTGCTTTCCGGCATTGAACTCAAGGGAAAGCGATTTCTGATTACGGGTGCATCGTCGGGCATTGGGCTTGAAACCGCCCGCTCACTGGTCTCTCACGGCGCTAGCGTCGTCGGCGCGGTCAGAAACCTCGCTAAAGCTGAGCCAGCCACTGCATCGGTTCGTGATGCCGCGTCGCAGGGCGGCAGCTTGGAGTTGATCAATCTCGATCTGGCATCCTTGCAAAGCGTTCGCGCCTGTGCGGATAAACTGTTGGCTGACGGTCAACCGTTCGATGCCATCATCGCTAACGCTGGTGTTATGGCAACTCCGTTCGGTCGGACGATCGACGGCTTTGAAGTCCAGTTCGGGACGAACCATCTTGGCCATTTTGCCCTGATCAATCAGATCGAGCCGCTGCTCGCCAATGATGGACGGCTGGTGGTCCTATCATCGCTCGCGCATCGCGGTGCCGATATCGACTTGGACGATCCGAATTTCGAGCAGCAGGCATACGATCCATGGGTCGCTTATAGCCGATCGAAAACCGCCAATTCACTATTCGCTGTGGAGTTTGACAGGCGGTATCGCGATCGCGGCATTCGGGCTGCTTCGGTGATGCCCGGAAACAGTCTGACGGATCTACCCCGCCATCTCTCGCCAGAGGACTTGCAGGGACTTTTGCAGACTGTTGACGCAGCGCGCACGGAAGCGGGTCTGCCGCCGAAAGAGTTGAAAGAAATTTCGCAGGCAGCCGCGACATCGGTCTGGGCAGCAGTCGTGGCGAATAAAGACGAGATCGGTGGACATTATCTTGAGGATTGTGCGGTCGTGCCGATCGATGATACGCCCAACCCGTTTGCCGACGGCGTCAGGTCGTATGCGCTCGACGCTAACAGGGCTAAGCAACTGTGGGCGAAAAGCGAGGAATTGATCAGCGCTGCGTCTTGAAGGTTATCGCGCAAGAATCTGAAAGAAACCGAGCATTAGAATTCATTACAATTCGGTTAAATCAGACAAGAATCCAATGCGGTATTCATAGGAGATTGCAATGCCTTACGCTACTGTTGGTCAACCCACTTTCCGCAGGTTAATCTAATTTCTCAATGAATTATCGAAACAGCCTCTGCGTAGGGAGCCTGGATTTTCAATGAATTGAGTAGTTCACGTCAAGATCCAGTCTGAAACATCAGAAAGCAAGCCGAATCCCCTCAATTTCTGTCGTTTTGGGCAATTTGAGCACTGCTTGACGCTCACTCCCCTGCCTCGGCCTGAAGCACCCATTCGGGCATTGAAGGCCAAAGTTCTTGCCCTGCAAAGCTTTCAAGGTTTCTCACAAATTCCTACAACTGCCGCTCCACCCCCGGAGAATTTTTGACTGAGTATAAATACACATGCGGAATGTGGGCTTCATCAGCGAGCGAGGGCAATGAAAGCCATGACTGCGAAGCCGATGCCCTTTTAAAGAGCATTCGTGGGGCATTGTTCAAGCGCGCACGGCGGTTTCACTCTGCACCAGTCGGCCGTCCTCCATGTGCGCGGTGCGGGTGGCGACATCAGCGATGTTGCTCATGTGTTTGGCCACGGTACCGGTGTTCGCGTTTGTTGCTGCAGGGTAGGATCGTGGGCATGGCAGGCCCCTTTACGGCGGATTTTGCGGTTGAACCTTTGAGTAGCAAGCAGCTCGGACGGCTACTCGCCGATTTGCGTTCGGAACTCGAAATACTGTACGGTCCGCGTCTGGTGCGGTCGGTCCTGTTCGGCTCCTACGCGCGAGGTGCCGCTGGTTCCGAATCGGATGTGGACGTGCTCACGGTGCTGACAGATCCGGTCGATCCGATGTTGGAGATCGAGCGCACCGGTGCGCTGGTGGGGCGGCTACTAAGCGAGCATGGTAAGCTCGTCGGGCTGTTGGCCGTCGGGAAATTGTTATACGACACGGGCGGGTGGAGCCTTGTCGAGAACGTGCGTGAGGAGGGGATCGAATTTTGAGCCCCGAACAAACTCGGCTGCTGGCGCGGGCGGGCGAAGCGGTCGCTGCGGCGCGTCTGCTGCTGGAGGCCGGCTTGTTCAACGACAGCGCCTCGCGCTCCTACTACGCGATGTTTTACTGCGCTTCGGCGATGCTGCTGCAACTGGGTGCTCGTCCCAAAAGCCATGCGGGCACAATCTCGGAGTTCGGCCGCCGTTGTGTCATGGCCGGCATCGCGAGTATCGAAGAGCGCGACGAGCTGATCTTGGCGGAACGCAGGCGCAATGCGGCCGACTACGGCACCCCTCAGGCAGAGATCGACGCGCACATAGCAGAACGGTTGCTGGAGACCGCCGGGCGGTGGGTGGAGCGCACCCCGAGGCAAATCACTGAATACGCCCGACAAAGCGAGCCAGGCGGCGGGAAGGAACGCTCCAACGGGCCGGATGTTGAACGTTGATATCGCAGGTCGATCGACCATTGGGTAGTATGCAACAGCAGCAGGCAGTCGCTTCCCTTTGACATACAATTACCGCTTCTGCGGATGGGGCCTGCTTTCCAAAGATTGCCACTCGGTCTGAGGGGAGTGCACTTCCATTGCAACTGCTACCACGTTCTTGGTTGTACAAATTGTAGTACTTCTCAGCGAGCGAGGGCAATGAAAGCCATGACTGCGAAGCCGATGCCCCTTCAAAGAGCATTCGTGGGGCATTGTTCAAGCGCGCACGGCGGTTTCACTCTGCACCAGCCGTCCGTCTTCCATGTGTACGGTGCGGGTGGCGACATCGAGGATGCGGCTGTCGTGGGTGACCATCAAGATGGCGCAGCCTTGATCGGCGGCCAACTGCTGCATCAACTCCACTACCTCGCGGCCGGATTTGCTGTCGAGGGCGGCGGTCGGTTCGTCGGCCAATACCAGGGAAGGTCGGTTCACCAGGGCGCGGGCGATGGCGACGCGCTGCTTCTGACCGCCGGAAAGATTCTCCGGGTAGTAATCGAGCCGATCGCCCAGACCCACCGCCACCAGCATCGCTTCGGAGAGGGAGCGCGCCTCGGCAGGACTCGCAGCGCTCAGCTCCGCCGCCATCTGCACGTTCTGGCGGGCAGTTAGAAAGCCGAGCAAATTGTGGGACTGGAAGATATAGCCGATGTTGCGGCGGATGGCCACCAGAGCTGCTTCGTCCGCTCCGCACAGCTCCTGGCCGAGTACTTGAAGGCTGCCGCTCTGGGGGGAGCGCAGCGCGCCAATCAGCGTGAGCAGCGTCGTTTTGCCGGAACCGGAAGGGCCGGTGAGGATCACCAGCTCCCCCCCGGCGATGGTGAGATCGATGTCCGAGAGTACCCGGCGTTCGAGGGCGCCGTGGCCGAAGGTGTGGTCGAGCCGGCGGATGGCAATCACAGGCGTCTGGGACATGGTTCGGTGCTCCGGTAGGTTTAGGCGAAGATTTCGGCCGGATCGGCGGCGCGCAAGCGGCGCACGGCGATGGCGCCGGAAATGGCGCACATCAGTACCGTGAGGGCGAAGATAATGGCCGCGCGCAGCGGATCCATCGCCAGCGGCAACAGCGTCGCCCCCCGCGTCAGGTCGTACAGACCCAGGGAGATGGCAAAACCGGGAACAAAGCCCAACAGCGACAGCAAGAAGGCTTCCTGGAAGACCACACCGAGCAGGTAGCCGTTGGTGTAGCCGATCGCCTTGAGCGTCGCGTACTCGGCCAGGTGATCGCTCACATCGGTATAGAGAATCTGGTAGACGATGATCGTACCCACGATGAAACCCATGGCCGCACCGAGGGCAAAGATATAACCGATGGGCGTGCTGCGGTTCCAGTAATCTTTTTCGAAGTCCATGTACTCCTGGCGCGACAACACGCGCACATCCGCGGGCAGTGCAGCGCGCAAATCGGCTTTCACCCGCTCCGGGTCGGCGCCGGGAGTGAGGCGCACCAGGCCCAGATCTACCAGGCCCTTGCTGCGCTCGCCAAAGAGGCGCAAGAAATTGAGGTCGCTGGTGATGAGGGTACCGTTGATGGCAAAGGAAGTGCCCATCTGAAAGAGGCCCCCCACCCGCACCCGCCGGTCGTTGACCTCGGTGACGATGGACTGGCCGCCGGTGTAGCGGGAGGCAATCGGTCCATATTCGCTGCGCGAGGCCCGATCAAAAAGCACCGTGTCGGATTTGCGGATGGAGGCCAGTTTGCGGTTCACCTCGCCCAGGCGAAAGACCGGCTCGCCCGGGTTAAAACCCACCACAAAAATGCCGCGCGTCTCGTTGCTCTCGGGGTTGCGAAAGCGGCCAAAGTCCAGATAGACGGGACTCGCCCCCGCCACCCCCGGTACGGCCATCGCCTGGTAGAGCCGCCGCTGCGAGAAACTCTGCATACTCACCAGCGCGCTCGATTTGGGACCGATAAGAAAGATGTCCGCTTCGAAACTCGCGTGCAACCGAACGGCGCCATCGAACAGGGCGGCACGAAAGCCGAGCTGCAAAAACATCAAGATTACCGCAAAGCCGATGCCGGCCACGGCGACCAGCAGCCGCACCCGCTCGCGGGTCAGTTGCAACCAGGCGAGGGGCATCTTCATGGTTTGGCACTCCGATTCGGCTCAATGGCCACATCCACCTGCAGGTTGGTGAGGCCGCTCACCCGGCGACCGTCCGCCGGGTCCAGACGAATTTTGACCTCGACCACCCGCGCGTCGATGTCGGCGGCGGGGTCGGTGTTGAGCACATCCTTCTTGGCAATGATCCGACCCACCTGATCCACCGCGCCGCCCAGGGGACCAGCGAAGGCGCCGTTGGCACTGGTGATCCGCGCCCGCTGCCCCGGGCGCACCCGGCCTATCTCCGTCTCGTACACCTCGGCCACCGCGTACATCCGGTCGGTGCGGCCCACCTCGGCGATGCCTTCAGGACCAATCACCTCGCCCGGCCAGGCGTGGATCTTGAGCACCTGGCCATCCGCCAGGGCGCGCACGTAGGCCACTTCGAGATCCGCCTCGGCCCGCGCCTGCGCCGAGCGGGCCTGCTCCACCTGCGCCTGGGCTTCGAGCACATCGGTGGGACGCACCTCGGCGGTGGCGACCAGGGCGTTGCGGGCCTGGGCCAACTGCCCCTCGAGGGTGCGCATCGCCAGGCGCTTGCTGTCGAGGGCAGATGCCGAAATCGCCCCATCGCGCTCCAGTGCCGCGTAGCGCTCCCACTCGGTGCGGGCAATCTCCAGTTCACCCGCCAGCCGGTCGATCCCGGCGCGCTGGGCTGCCAGTTCACCGCCTTTTGCCCCGGCGCGCACCTGCGCCAGCCGCGCCTGGGCGACTTTGACCTGGGAGCGGGCCTGGACGACCGTCGCCGCGTAGCGGCCCCGCCGATCGAGCACCGCTACCGCCTGCCCGGCTTTGACCCGGTCTCCCTCGCGCACCAACAGCTTCTCCAGCCGCGTCGCCTCGAAGGCCGTGGGCGCCGCCAGGCGGACCACCTCGCCCTCCGGTTCGAGCCGCCCCGAAGCGACCACCGCCCGCACTACCGGCGCAGAAGGCGCCCGCACTACCGGTGCCGCCCCCGGCTGCCGCGCCGAAAGACCATAGAACAACACCGCCCCGCCGCCCACCGCGGCAGCGATCGCCAAGAACACCCGCCACCGGCTCGCCGTCTGGCCTGGAAACCGACTGAGAGTTGCCATAAACTCCGCTCCGCCACGCTAGAATCGAATTTGTCAAATGCAATTTGCTGCACTGCAACTCATTGCATATTGGCAGTTTAGATGCAACAATTTGCATAAGTCAAGCCCCCGGATCAAAATCACATGGCACTGGCGCACGCGATACTGGCACTGCTGGCGGACCGCTCCTTCAGCGGTTACGAGTTGACTAAAGAATTCGAAGGCTCGGTGGGGTGTTTCTGGAAAGCGACCCACCAGCAGATTTACCGGGAGTTGGCGGCGCTTGAGGAGCGCGCTTTCGTGCACGCGGATCTGGTCACCCAGGAAGGACGGCCCAACAAGAAGCTCTACGAATTGACGGAGGCGGGCAAGCGCTGGCTTTCCGAGTGGCTGGCCGAGCCGAGCGAACCGTGCGTGATCCGCGAGGACATGCTAGTCAAAATGTTCGCGGGTTATCTCACCTCCCCGGAGGTGCTCATCGCCGAAATCGAAAGGCGCAAGGCCTTGCACGCCGAGAAGCTCGAGTACTACCGACAGGTCGAGCGGGAGCACTTCGGCGATCTGAGCACCATACCGATCGAGAAGCGCTTCGGGTACCTTTCGCTCAAGCGCGGGCTGCGCTATGAAGCGGACTGGGTGGCGTGGTGCGACGAAGCGGCGGCCCTGCTGCACTCCCCCACCTTCGCACCGCCCGGGTAAACCCCGATACAATCGGGTCCGGTGTTCGCTGTCCTGCACTATGGCCCTGACGGTCGTCTTCAACGGAAATTATCTGTCGCTGCGGCCTACCGGCATCGGCCAGTACGTCCTCAACCTCTGGCGCTGCTGGCGGCACGCGCAGAAGCCTCTGCGCGCCTTTATGCCTGCGGAGTACCTGCAAGAACCGCTCAGAGGCCACCGCACGGTCAAAACACCCGGCCACCTGGCCCGTCTCATCTGGAATCAGACGATCCTGCCCACCCGCCTGCGGCCGGGCGAGGTGCTGTTCAATCCGGTACCGGAGGGGCCGCTGGTGGGTGGACTGCCCCAGGTCACCGCCGCCCACGACACCATTCCGCTCATCTTCCCGGAACTTTTCCCGCGCAAACAGGCGTACTTTCGCTATCTGGTGCCCGCCTGTCTGCGCCGGGCGGCACGGATCTTGTGCAATTCCGAGCAGACCCGCGCCGATCTGGTGCGCTTCTACGGCCTCGACCCAGCCGGGATGACCGTGATCCCCCTTGCCTGCGACCGGGAGCGTTTTTTCCCGCGCCCGGCCGATCCCAGGCAACTGGCCTTCTACGGCCTGGAGGCCGACCAGTACCTGCTCTACGTCGGCTCCCACGAGCCCCACAAAAACCTGGCTCGGCTCATCGAAGCCTTCGCCCGGGTGGCTGGCGATTGGCCGGGCAAGCTCGCTATCGCCGGAGCCTGCGATCCCCGGTATACTCCCCCGCTGATGCGTCTGGCGGAGCAACGGGGGATCGCTGCCCGGGTGCGCTGGCTCGATTATCCGGCCGACGCGGATCTGCCCTTGCTCTACAGGGGCGCGCACCTGTTCGCCTTTCCCAGCCTGTACGAAGGATTCGGCCTGCCGGTGCTGGAGGCGATGGCTTGTGGCGCGGCAGTGCTCACCTCCACCCGCGGAGCGCTCGCGGAGGTGGCAGGGCAAGCGGCGGTACTGGTCGAACCGGAGTCCGCCGAGGGGATCGCCGCCGGTTTGGAGCAGCTGTTTGACCCTCGGGTACGGGCGAAGTACCGCACCCTTGCCCTGCAAAGGGCCGCCGAATTCAGCTGGGAGCGCACCGCCGAGGCGACCTGGCAGGTGATTGAGGGGGTGGGATCCCCCCCTGCCCCCCCTTGAGAAGGGGGGTGGTGAGGCGTCGGGGGTTTGTGGGGGTCAGCCGCCGTTGCGGAAGACATGCACGTCCCAATCGCTCAAGTGCACGTTGAGGATGCCGCCTTCGACGTCGACTTCGTAGAGGCGGGTCTTCTCGAACCAGTGGCCGTCCTCGGGGAAGCAGGGCACCTGGTAATCGCCCAGGTTGCCGTCGCCCAGGTGGGCGACGACCGCCACCCGCGAGCCCTCGGCGTTGAAGCGCACGTAGGCGATCACCCGCGCTTCTTGGTCGATGTGGAAAAAATCGATCTCGTTGGTCCAGAGCGCCTGGGTCTCGCGCCGCAGGTCGATGAG harbors:
- a CDS encoding alpha/beta fold hydrolase, coding for MKIRYGFRQVGDVEVFYREAGSSDAPVILLLHGFPTASHMFRDLIPLLADRFRLVAPDLPGFGQTKAPPRGTFDYTFDRLADVIEGFVDALSLDQYVLYIFDYGAPIGLRLAMRHSERISAIVSQNGNAYIEGFSDEWGTWESYWREPSAANREACRPSLAPDIIRNWQYGTGADPNLLSPDGYELDIAYMGRPGAEEIQLDLILDYRSNVALYPVFQSYFREHRPPLLAVWGRHDPAFLPAGAAAYQRDLPDAKIHLLDAGHFALETHAEEVAILIRTFLDSAIGSTTVKI
- a CDS encoding glycosyltransferase family 4 protein encodes the protein MALTVVFNGNYLSLRPTGIGQYVLNLWRCWRHAQKPLRAFMPAEYLQEPLRGHRTVKTPGHLARLIWNQTILPTRLRPGEVLFNPVPEGPLVGGLPQVTAAHDTIPLIFPELFPRKQAYFRYLVPACLRRAARILCNSEQTRADLVRFYGLDPAGMTVIPLACDRERFFPRPADPRQLAFYGLEADQYLLYVGSHEPHKNLARLIEAFARVAGDWPGKLAIAGACDPRYTPPLMRLAEQRGIAARVRWLDYPADADLPLLYRGAHLFAFPSLYEGFGLPVLEAMACGAAVLTSTRGALAEVAGQAAVLVEPESAEGIAAGLEQLFDPRVRAKYRTLALQRAAEFSWERTAEATWQVIEGVGSPPAPP
- a CDS encoding HEPN domain-containing protein encodes the protein MSPEQTRLLARAGEAVAAARLLLEAGLFNDSASRSYYAMFYCASAMLLQLGARPKSHAGTISEFGRRCVMAGIASIEERDELILAERRRNAADYGTPQAEIDAHIAERLLETAGRWVERTPRQITEYARQSEPGGGKERSNGPDVER
- a CDS encoding TetR/AcrR family transcriptional regulator, which gives rise to METRKSQGVQGRPRAFNIDTALDQALLLFWRKGYLGTSLTDLTEAMGINRPSLYAAFGNKETLFRKALDRYRDQHNYRDALEEPTARRVIERMMQGVVDLVTNPGNPSRCLVTQSLLACAEPEDPLHQELAERRAAGEIAIRARFERALSEGDLPPDADPAALARFVLTVNAGLSVQAAGGASRTELLQVVQTALQACPILD
- a CDS encoding nucleotidyltransferase family protein, giving the protein MAGPFTADFAVEPLSSKQLGRLLADLRSELEILYGPRLVRSVLFGSYARGAAGSESDVDVLTVLTDPVDPMLEIERTGALVGRLLSEHGKLVGLLAVGKLLYDTGGWSLVENVREEGIEF
- a CDS encoding DevA family ABC transporter ATP-binding protein; its protein translation is MSQTPVIAIRRLDHTFGHGALERRVLSDIDLTIAGGELVILTGPSGSGKTTLLTLIGALRSPQSGSLQVLGQELCGADEAALVAIRRNIGYIFQSHNLLGFLTARQNVQMAAELSAASPAEARSLSEAMLVAVGLGDRLDYYPENLSGGQKQRVAIARALVNRPSLVLADEPTAALDSKSGREVVELMQQLAADQGCAILMVTHDSRILDVATRTVHMEDGRLVQSETAVRA
- the devC gene encoding ABC transporter permease DevC yields the protein MKMPLAWLQLTRERVRLLVAVAGIGFAVILMFLQLGFRAALFDGAVRLHASFEADIFLIGPKSSALVSMQSFSQRRLYQAMAVPGVAGASPVYLDFGRFRNPESNETRGIFVVGFNPGEPVFRLGEVNRKLASIRKSDTVLFDRASRSEYGPIASRYTGGQSIVTEVNDRRVRVGGLFQMGTSFAINGTLITSDLNFLRLFGERSKGLVDLGLVRLTPGADPERVKADLRAALPADVRVLSRQEYMDFEKDYWNRSTPIGYIFALGAAMGFIVGTIIVYQILYTDVSDHLAEYATLKAIGYTNGYLLGVVFQEAFLLSLLGFVPGFAISLGLYDLTRGATLLPLAMDPLRAAIIFALTVLMCAISGAIAVRRLRAADPAEIFA
- a CDS encoding ABC exporter membrane fusion protein, with product MATLSRFPGQTASRWRVFLAIAAAVGGGAVLFYGLSARQPGAAPVVRAPSAPVVRAVVASGRLEPEGEVVRLAAPTAFEATRLEKLLVREGDRVKAGQAVAVLDRRGRYAATVVQARSQVKVAQARLAQVRAGAKGGELAAQRAGIDRLAGELEIARTEWERYAALERDGAISASALDSKRLAMRTLEGQLAQARNALVATAEVRPTDVLEAQAQVEQARSAQARAEADLEVAYVRALADGQVLKIHAWPGEVIGPEGIAEVGRTDRMYAVAEVYETEIGRVRPGQRARITSANGAFAGPLGGAVDQVGRIIAKKDVLNTDPAADIDARVVEVKIRLDPADGRRVSGLTNLQVDVAIEPNRSAKP
- a CDS encoding SDR family NAD(P)-dependent oxidoreductase, yielding MTTTLAGKVALVTGGSRGLGAAIASALAAQGADVAISYVVSAEKAEAVVQELKKTGVRAIAIKSDQSDPSSAKSLIDAVVSHFGKLHILVNNAAIVVQGKKVDDPELNADEYDRQWYINVLGAVATTRAAAQKLSDCGRIIFIGSGLGSRVPFPGVADYAGTKAAIVGYAKGVQRDLGPRNITVNVVQPGIMPTDMAAAVADKLPEAIMDLHAIRRIATLEEVAATVCFLAGSDAGYISGGVVDVSGGFQI
- a CDS encoding SDR family NAD(P)-dependent oxidoreductase, whose translation is MTQKYGPKTTTDEVLSGIELKGKRFLITGASSGIGLETARSLVSHGASVVGAVRNLAKAEPATASVRDAASQGGSLELINLDLASLQSVRACADKLLADGQPFDAIIANAGVMATPFGRTIDGFEVQFGTNHLGHFALINQIEPLLANDGRLVVLSSLAHRGADIDLDDPNFEQQAYDPWVAYSRSKTANSLFAVEFDRRYRDRGIRAASVMPGNSLTDLPRHLSPEDLQGLLQTVDAARTEAGLPPKELKEISQAAATSVWAAVVANKDEIGGHYLEDCAVVPIDDTPNPFADGVRSYALDANRAKQLWAKSEELISAAS
- a CDS encoding PadR family transcriptional regulator — translated: MALAHAILALLADRSFSGYELTKEFEGSVGCFWKATHQQIYRELAALEERAFVHADLVTQEGRPNKKLYELTEAGKRWLSEWLAEPSEPCVIREDMLVKMFAGYLTSPEVLIAEIERRKALHAEKLEYYRQVEREHFGDLSTIPIEKRFGYLSLKRGLRYEADWVAWCDEAAALLHSPTFAPPG